The Streptomyces sp. NBC_00335 DNA window TTCCGCGCGCGCCACGTTGATCCCGCCTTCGCCCTGGATGGTCTCGACGATGACCGCGGCCGGGTGGTTGAGGCCGGATCCCTGGTCCTCCAGCAGGCGCTCGAACCAGAGGAAGTCGGGGGTCCTGCCGCCGAGGTAGTTGTCGAAGGGCATCGGGGTGCCGTGGACCAGGGGTATGCCGGCGCCGGCCCGTTTGAAGGCGTTGCCCGTGACGGCGAGGGAGCCGAGCGACATGCCGTGGAAGGCGTTGGTGAAGGACACGACCGACTCGCGCCCCTTGGCCTTCCGCGCCAGCTTGAGCGCCGCCTCTACGGCATTGGTCCCGGTGGGGCCCGGGAACATCACCTTGTAGTTCAGTGCGCGGGGTTCGAGGACGTGGGACCGGAAGGTCTCGAGGAAGGCCCGCTTGGCGGTCGTCGCCATGTCGAGCCCGTGCGTGATGCCGTCGCGCTCCAGGTAGTCGAGCAGGGCGCGCTTCAGGACGGGGTTGTTGTGGCCGTAGTTCAGGGACCCGGCGCCCGCGAAGAAGTCCAGGTAGCCGGAGCCGTGTTCGTCGTACAGCCGGCTTCCCGTGGCGCGCTCGAAGACTACGGGCCAGGCGCGGCAGTAGCTGCGCACCTCGGACTCCAGGGTCTCGAAGACGGACAGGACCGGCTCGGTCATGGTCAAGGGGACTCTCCAATGAGCGTGGGGTGGTGTGTGCCGCGCGTTCGGCGCGAGGCCTTCGGTGCGAGGCATCGGTACGAGGCTTCCGGTACGAGGCGTTCGGACCGGGATCAGAAGTGCAGCGGCCCGATGCGGTGCAGGACCTCCGGGGCGTAACCGCGGTCCGGGAACTCCTCCGGGGCGAACAGCACCTTGCGCGTGAGCGTGGCGCCGTGCCGGGCGGCGTACGAGGCGAAGAGCCGCTCCGACGCGAGGTTGCCGGGGGAGATGGTGGTCTCCAGGAAGCTCAGTCCGTGTTCTGCCGCCACCCGGGCGGAGAGGCCGTCGAGCAGGTCCGCGGCGATGCCCAGGCCGCGGACGGATTCGTCGACGGCGATCTGCCAGACGAGCAGGGTTCCGGGGCTCTCGGGGCGCAGGTATCCGCTGACGAATCCGACGGGACGCCCGGAGGAGTCGCGGGCCACCGCGGACGTGCCGGCGAAGTCACGGCACCAGAGCAGATAGCTGTAGGCCGAGTTGAGGTCCAGCGTCCTGGAATCGCGGGCGAGGCGCCACAGCTGGCGGCCGTCGCTGGGGCGGGGGCGGTCGATGTGCGTGGTGGAGGTGGTCGAGGCGGTCGGTACGGACGGTGTGGTCTTCCGGTAATGGGCCAGTTCTGCATGAGCAGTCATGCGGGCCGAAGCTACCGAGGGTTGGAGCGGATTGCACGGGGCCAAGGGGTTACGGGGCGGATGTCTTTCGTGATAGATGGAGATGCCCTGCGGAGGGCTCGGAAGGTCCGGCGATGCGGCCGATGTGTCGTGGCATATGCCGATATCTTCACCCCACCCCCGGTTTTATAACGAGCCGGTAACGTCTTTGCCCTGTCTCACGTTTTCCCCTCGAGTGTGATGTCTTCCTCGGCCGGTCGGGGGTTTCGTTCGCTGCTGCGCGGACATAGGCGACAGGCAGGGCCCGGGGTGAGCCCTGCCCGGATCGGCCCGGAGCGGCCCGGCGCGTCATTGCCCCTGCGGTGGTTTGCCCTCCGCCGCGGACACTTCTACGAACTCCACCTGGCCCTTGGCGTTGAGGCGGAGGACCGGGACGGCCTTGTTGCGCGGATCGCCGTTGTTCTGGAAGGAGATGAACCCGCTGGCCCCGGCCACCTGCTGGGTGCCGTCCATCTGGTGGAACATCCGGGCCACGGCGTCGCCGGCCACCTGGCCCTGCCAGCGGGCGGCCATCTGAATGCCGTGGGCCGCCGCGAGCACCGCGTCGTGGCCCATCAGGGCCCCGCCGTCCCCGCGGGGGTCGTTCGGGAACCACTGGTCCATCAGCCCGCCCGGCTGGAAGTTCTTCGCGGAGGGCGCGGACACGGTCTGCGGCGCCGCCCGGTACATGTCGGGGTGGGCGAGGCCGGTGTAGAGCACCTCGATGCCCGTCTCCGCGGCGCGGGCGAGCTGCTCGGGGCTCAGGTTGGTCGTGTCGTCCCCGGTGAACACGGTGAACCGCTGCTCGGTGCAACTGCGGTTGGCGAGCGCGTCGAGGAAGCGGGTGAGCTGCAGGCCGCGGCCCGCGAAGTAGACGAGTTGCGGGCGCTGCTGGCACAACTGGCCCGGCATGTAGCGCAGCTCGTTCTGCCAGGCGCTGCTGACGGAGGAGTCGTACGTCATGCTCTCGGCGACGAGCTTGTGCGTGTCGTCCTGGAACGCCTTGGTGAAGGCGGAGCCGAGGGTGGCGGAGTAGAGGTCTCCCCGCGCCACGTCCTGGATGACGACGCCGGTGGTGACGCCGCGCCGCTTGAGGTAGCCGGCGCCCGCGTACGCCTGGTCCTCGTTGGTGGGTGCGATCCGGACGAAGCCGTTGATGTCCTTGATGTCCGAGGCGGTCATGGTGGCGCCGACCATGGCGATCCCGTGCTCGGAGAATCGCTTGATGGCCGAGAGGTTCTCGTTGGTGCTGGGGCCGAGGCCGGCCACCGCGACGAGCCGGTCCGGGGAGTCCTTCAGGGCGATCAGCTCGTCGACGGTGTGCTTCCACTGCGCGGACTTGCTGCCCGGGTTGGCTATGAGCAGCCGGATCTTGGGAACGGCGGCCAGGTCGCCCTGGTTGTGCCGGTACTGGGCGAGGTAGGCGCCCTGGAGCTCGTGGCGGACGCCTTCGGCGGAGTTGCTGTCCGCGGCGGTCGTGGTGAACGAGGTGAAGTAGGCGACGCTGACGTACGGCTCCTTGTCCGCGTTGGCGAGGACCCGTCGGTTCTCCACCTCGATCTTGGCGCTGACGGCATCGAGGTGCGGAGCGAAGACGTAGGAGCCGTCGCTCACCCCGACGCACTCGTCGTCGGGACCCCGTTCCACGACCCCGTCGGCGCACCTGGCCTGACGCTCCTGGAGCCAGCCCACGCCCAGCCAGAGCGCCGCGACGAGGGTGACGGCCGCCGCTGTGGCCAGCGCGACGCGGCGGACGACGTGCAGGGGCCATTCGAGTCTGGGCATGCGCTCAGCCCTCCCAGCCCGCGGTCTGGGGATCGCGCCAGAGCCGGTACCGTTCGGCCTCGTTGAACAGGGCCACGATGTCGTTCCTCCGCAGTTGGGACAGCTGGGTGTAGCCGTCGGCGATCAGGTTCCCCAGTCGCATGGCGGGGTCGGCGAGCGGATCGCTCCACACCCAGCGGGTGGTCACCAGGGTGTGGATCACGGACTCGGTGTCCATCACCCGCCCGGGCCGGCGCGGGACGATCCCGGAGAGGAGCTCCAGCGGCCCGCTGCCGGCGGGGAGACGGTTCGGGGCGGAGGTGATCGCGTCGAACTCGGAGATCCACTGCGCGGCCGGTACGGCGGTGAAGCGCCGGGTCAGATGGGCGGTGACCTCCTCGGTCCGCCCACGGGCGAGCTGGTGGTACATCTCCTGCACCGGCTTGCCCTCGCCGCGGTAGTGCTCCGCGAGGAGTTCGTGCGCGGCGTCCCACCCCTCGGGGCGCGCGGCCAGCCGCCACAGGAGCAGCCGGCGCAGCCACGGGTGGAGTACGGGAACCATGGCGACGGGCCCGGTCAGCAGCCAGCGCGCCCGGATCTCGCCGAACAGGGAGTCGTCGGGGCTGAGCAGCCGCGTGGCCACGGAGAAGTCCCGGGCGGCGGAGCAATCGGCCAGGGCCGCACGCTGTGTCCCGTCGAAATCGCGCAGGAGATGGCCCAGGGCGGTGTCGGCGAGGGTGGCGGAGCTCTCCCCGGTGCGCAGCGGCCGGTCGGGCAGGGTGCGCAGCCAGCGGTCCTGCTGGGGGCCCGAGTCCGGGAGCGGACCGGCCTGGCGCAGTACGTCGAGCACCTGGTGGACGGCGCGCGGCAGCCCTCCGGTGAGCCGGTGCACGAAGGGGGTGAGGCGGGTCAGCGGGGCCAGGTCGCTGTTCCCGCCGAGCTGGAGCTCTATCCGGATCCGCACCTCGTCCAGATTGAGGTCGCGCAGGCGCAGCGGGTACCACCAGCTGTCCTCGCTGTCGCGGGGCGGCCGGTGGGCGTGCCAGTCGGCCAGCGAGGCCCGGTCGGGGCCGCGCAGCTGCCAGGGCCAGGAGTCCCCGGTGGCCGGACCCCAGCGGGGCAGCCAGCGGTTGGAACTGGCGACGACGGTCAGCGGATCGCTGGCGTGCCCCGCCACGACGGTCTGGTCGTGCCGGGAGCGCAGTAACAGGTCCAGGAAGTGGCGCCCGTACTCCGTGTGGGAGTTGTCCAGGAGCAGCAGGTAGGAGCGGGGCATGAAATTGCGGGCGGTGTTGCGCCTGAGATCTTCCAGGAAGGCCGAGAAGAGGACGAGGTCGAGCCGCTCCTGTTCGTTCTCGTCGCCCTCGTGACGCCACAGGTTGAGCTCCACGAGGGCTTCCATGGGGTCCGCGCTGCGGGTCATGGGGTGGCGTCCGTACCAGTGGGCCCCGGCCGTGAGCCGGCTGCCCAGCCGGCCGCCGAGCAGGCCGGGCACGGTGCGGCGGCCGCGCCGCAGGGCGTCCTGGAAGAGGGCGAGCGCGGCGCTGGAGGCGCCCTCGGGCATGCCGACCGCACCCATGCCCACCTCGAAGAAGGCGGCCAGGTAGTCGCCGTGCCGGGCCTCGTTCTCCTCCTGGAACCGGTCCAGCTGGCGCTGCACCGCGCGCCGCCCCTCCGCGAGGTTGCGCATGCGCAGCTCCTGGTCGGAGGCGAGCAGGCCGAGGCTGAGCAGCGGGAAGTGGGAGCGGCCGTAGCGGGGCAGCTTGCGTTCGAGCTGGCGGGCCAGGAGGCCGAGTGCGTAGCGCGGCAGCAGGGACTGGGCCCCGCCGAAGTTGACGAAGGCGAAGGGATAGTCGGGCCCGAAGCGCTCCATCAGCGCGCTGTGCGCCTCGCTGGCTCCGCTGCCGGCCGGGCCGAGGAGCATGGTCAGGGGCCGCTCGGCCGCCGGGTTCTCCTTCAGGCACGCGTCGACCAGCGACAGGATGCCGCTGCGGCCCCGCAGGCCCATGCCCGTACCCGGCTCCATGACGTGTGATCCCCCCCAGGACTGCGCTTAGAGGAGTAGAGCCTGCCATCCGGAGCCGGAGTCAGACAGGGGTTTCCGCTCCTTGATTCCATTCCGCTACGCGGGACCGGTGTCCGGGTCGGTGGGCATCGGGCGTCCGGGCGGGTGGGGGCCGTGCATCCGGGCTGCGGGCTGCCCTCTGCCACGGACGCCCGTGGCATAGTCGCAGCAGGGCGGCGCACCGGCCGTCCGCGAAGACGGGGGCGGGCAGTGGACACACGGGCGTTCGAGGAGATCAGCACCGAGGAGGAGCTGCGCGAGCTGCTGGGCGAACCCACCGCCGTGGCGCTCGGCAAGGAACGGCAGACCCTCCACGACCACCACAAGCAGTGGCTCGCCCGGTCCCCGCTCTGCCTGATCTCCACCTCCGCCGCCGACGGCACCTGCGACGTATCGCCCAAGGGCGACCCGCCCGGTTTCGCCAAGGTCCTCGACGACACCACCCTCGTGATCCCGGACCGCCCCGGAAACCGCCGGGCGGACGGCTACCGCAACGTCCTCACCAACCCCCACGTCGGTCTGCTCTTCCTGATCCCGGGCCGCGGCGACTCCCTGCGCGTCAACGGCCGGGCCCGGCTGCTCCGCGAGGCGCCCTTCTTCGACGACCTGACCGTCAAGGGACACCGCCCCGCGCTCGCGCTCCTCGTGGAGGTCGAACAGGTCTACTTCCACTGCTCCCGGGCCTTCGTACGCTCCGCCCTGTGGAAGCCGGAGACCTGGAACCCCGAGGCGGCCCCGTCCAGGGCCAGGATCTCGAAGAGCCTGGAGCGTACGCACGAGTCCCTGGAGGAGCTGGAGCGCTACTACGGGCCCTCGTACGACGAGAAGAACATGTACATCTGAGGGAGAGGCAGCGGCCCCGTCAGGCTGTGCCGACGGGGCCCGTGGCGTGGTGCCGCCGCTCAGAACACGCAGCTCGCGGCGAGCGGCGCACCGGCGCGACGGGCGTCCATCCAGGCGATGGCGTCGTCCAGCGGGCCGTCCTCGATGGTGTGGCCCTGGTCGGCGTAGTACTTGAACTCCAGGCTCACGCCCTTGTCGCACAGTTCCCGGGCGAGCGTCTGGTTGAGGTTGCTCAGCACGTCGTTTCCGCCCTGCGGCAACAACACCGGCACCTTGACGGTGACTTCACCGGTGGCGCTGGCCTTGAGGGCGGCGTTGAGCGGTGCCAGATCGGCGCCGGGCCGCAGGATGTCGGTGGCGGGTGGGAGATCGGAGTCCCCGCCCATACAGGGTTGTGTCCAGATCCGGTCCGCCGCGGCCAGGCCCGCGGGGGTCAGGAGTTCGGCGGGCTTGACCGCCGGGTCGGCCGCCGCGGCCCCGTTGAGGAGCGTCAGCAGGATTCCGGTGTAGGGGGTGGCGGTCTCGTTCTGAGCGGCGAACAGGGCGGGCATCCACTCGAATCCGACCGCCGGCGCGTTGGCGACCACTCCCTTGAGATCGACGTCGGGGGCGTACTCGGCGGCGTAGTGCGCGCTCCACAGTGCCGCGTGCCCACCCTGTGATCCGCCGTAGACGAGTGTGGTCGCACCCGATCCCGGGTCGATCCCGCGAGCGGCGCGGAGTGCGTCGAGAGTGGCGTACGCGGCGGACTTGCCGTTGAGGTAGGGATGTCGGACCCCGGTCACCCCCAGGCCGATGTAGTCGGGCTGTACGACGACGAACCCGCGCGCGAGGAGCTTCCCGACCGGACTGGAGTCCTGCAGCCCGGCGAAGGCCGGGATGCGGGAGGGGGCGCACGCCGAACCGATGCCCATGGTGCCGTGGTTCACCGCGGCCACGGGTCGCCCACCGGCGGGTGCCGGCCCGTCGGGAACGCTCACCAGCCCGCTCGCGGCCACGGGCTTGCCATCGGTCCCGGTGCTCAGGTACATCACCAGGAAGGTGCGCGACGGCAGTGTCAGCTTCGCCTCCGGTGTCGTGTACGGGCGTTGGCGGATCACCGTGCCGGGTTTGCCCGGGGGCAGTGGGTTCGGCGGGTCGTAGAACGCGTCGCCCTCGGGCACGGACGGCGACGCGGTCATCCGCCGCTCGGGGCCCTGTGGCGCGCCGCCGCGGGTGCAGCCCGACAGGGTCAGTGCCGCGGCGATCGCACCGATGACGGCCCAACGGAAAGCCCGCACCAACCTCCCTGCGGCACAGCTGTGTTCGCCCTGCGGGTCCGGCCGACCGCGCGCCGGGAGGGGGGTCGCTCGCACGGTTCCGGGAGGGTGGCTCAGGCCGTGCGTCAAGGACGGTCTCCTTTGCGTACGCGGCCGCCGTGCGGCGCCGCCGGATGGAGGCTCTCGTACCGGGTTGCGGCGCTGTTCCTCAGGGGGGCGGCGGTGGGTGATCCTCGCCGTCCGGCTCCCCGGGCGGTGGGGTGACGTTCACGACCAGGGCGACGATGGTGTCGATGACGCCCCCCATGTCCACGTCGGGGTCGAGCAGCCACTGGTGCTGGATGCCGTCGGCGGCGGCCAGAGCGAGCCGGGCGATCGCGTCGGGGGCGATGCCGGGGCGGATGCGGCCCTCGCGCTGCAGTTCGGCGAGGCCGTCGCGCAGGGCGGCGAGGATGTCGCCGTCGCGGACCTGGAAGAACTCGCGCGCCGGGTGGCCGGGGAAACCGGACGCGGCCGCCATGCTCACGTACAGGCGCACCAGACCGGCCACGTCGCCGCTGCGGCGCAGGGTGGCGGCCATCGGCGAGATCGGGTCCGCGCAAGGTTCCCGGGCCGTCCGTTCCTTGGCGATCCGGTCGCGTTCGGCCAGGGCGCTGATCAACAGGCCTTCGCGCGAGCCGAAGTAGCGCAGGACGCCGGCCTGGGACATGCCCACGCGGTCGGCGATCTCCTTGATCAGCGCGCCCTTCTCGCCGATCATCGCGAAGACCTCCAGCGCCACCGCGAGGATCTCGTCGCGGCGCACGACCCCCTTCGCGTAACGGCCGCGCGGTGTACGGATGTTGTCGGGCGGTGCGGCACGCTCCGGGTCCATGCGCGAAACGCTAGTCCAGTTCACTTTTGACGTCTACGCATCCCGCATCCCGCATCCCGCAGCCCGCGGCCCGACCAGCTTCAGCGCGCGCCCGCTCCGTGTGCCGCGCCGAGGATTCCCGGCGGGCCACCGACGTGCACTACACGCAGGCCGGCCTGGCCACGTCCGCCGTGGGCGGGCCACGTCCGCCGTGGGCGGGCCGGATCAGTCCTCGTCGCCTCCGGCCGGGGGCGCCATCGCGGCGACCCGCCGGTTGACGACGACGGTGGCCGCGACCGCACTGAGGGCGAACGCCACCACGATGACGGCGGGACGGTCGAGCCGGTGTCGGCTGACGTGGTCGAGGGAGATCCGTCCCGGCCCCGTGACGCCGAGCGAGGCGGCGACGGTGCCGAGCAGGGCCGGGTACTCGAAGCCGCCTCCTTGGGCGAAGAAGCCGGCGGGAGCGTGGACCGAGACGGCCCCTGCCATGGCTCCGGCCGCGGCGGCGCCGGCCGCAGGGGTGGCCAGACCCAGCGCGAGCAGGGCACCGCCACCCGCCTCGCCGAGCCCGGCGGCGATGGCGCTGCGCCTGCCCGGAGTGAAGCCCATGTGCTCCATCGCCCGGGCCGTGCCCTCGATGCCGCCACCGCCGAACCAGCCGAAGAGCTTCTGCGTGCCGTGTGCCATCAGGACACCGCCTGCCGCGAGGCGCAGGGAAAGCAGTCCGAGGTCCTTGCGGAGCGTGAAGTGCATGGGGCGGCCTTTCGGCAGGAAGGGGTCGGCTCGACAGGAACGGTCGGCGCAATGTGTTCCACGCCTTCCGCGCCGCCACACTCACCGTGGAGCCGTCGTGCGGATCTCCCCGAACGGGGGCACGCTGAAGGCATGAACGGCCAGGACGCCTCAGGTCGGCAAGGGGGCCCGTCGGGGCAGCCTCCACAGTGGGGACCCGAGTGGGGACCCCCGCCGCCACCCCCGCCGGCCAAGCGGAGACCGGTGAAGGGTCTGCTCACGCACGCGGCCGCCGCCGTCATCGGCCTCGTCATCGGGACAGGCATCGGTTCGAGCGGCGCGGACAACTCCGGTGGCAAGAGCGCCACGCCGTCCCCGACGGTCACGGCCACCAAGACGGTGACCGCGACCGGGACAGCAGCCCTGCCGGCAAGGCAGGCGCCCACCTCCACGCCCACCCCCACGCCCAGCACGGTCGAGAAGGCGCCGGCCGGCGAGATCCCCGGCGACGGGACGTACGTGGTCGGCAAGGACATCAGGCCCGGCACCTACCGGACCGCCGGCGCCGAAGAGGACGATGCCTTTCCGAACTGCTACTGGGCTCGGCTGAGCGGAACGTCAGGTGAGCTCAAGGAGATCATCGCCAACGACAACAGCGAGGGGCCGACGACCGTGACGATCTCCGCGGCCGACAAGGCCTTCAAGACCACGGGGTGCCAGACCTGGAAGAGGACCGGCTGACGGGGGTCGCGGTCTTCGGCGTCTACTCCTGCTCCTCGATCCCGATGGTCTCCTCCAGCTCCCGGTGAGCCTTGCTCGACGCTCCCTCCCGCTCCTCCAGCAGTACGCGGCCGATGGCGTCGAGCTTGCGCTGGATCGCGTGCTCGGCCCGGCGTTCGGAGTTCTTGAGCAGGGCGAGCAGGAGCAGGGACACCGCGGCCATGGCGTCACCGGCGAGGTGCTGCCATTCCACGGGCAGGTGCAAGAGGTGCACGACGATGAAGACCGCCACCAGGAGGACGCACAGGACGGAGAAGAGCGCTGAACTCGTGAAATTGGACGCGAGTTCCGCCAGTTTCTCGAAGCGGCCGAGCCGCCCTGATCTGCCCTTTTCCGAGGGGTGCTCCAACGTCATGCCCGGCGCCTGCCCGGCGACGGCCGGCTGAAACGTCTGCCGTGCGCCGGCCGCCGGCCGACGGTGTTCCATCCGCCGGGCATGGGTGT harbors:
- a CDS encoding branched-chain amino acid ABC transporter substrate-binding protein, which codes for MPRLEWPLHVVRRVALATAAAVTLVAALWLGVGWLQERQARCADGVVERGPDDECVGVSDGSYVFAPHLDAVSAKIEVENRRVLANADKEPYVSVAYFTSFTTTAADSNSAEGVRHELQGAYLAQYRHNQGDLAAVPKIRLLIANPGSKSAQWKHTVDELIALKDSPDRLVAVAGLGPSTNENLSAIKRFSEHGIAMVGATMTASDIKDINGFVRIAPTNEDQAYAGAGYLKRRGVTTGVVIQDVARGDLYSATLGSAFTKAFQDDTHKLVAESMTYDSSVSSAWQNELRYMPGQLCQQRPQLVYFAGRGLQLTRFLDALANRSCTEQRFTVFTGDDTTNLSPEQLARAAETGIEVLYTGLAHPDMYRAAPQTVSAPSAKNFQPGGLMDQWFPNDPRGDGGALMGHDAVLAAAHGIQMAARWQGQVAGDAVARMFHQMDGTQQVAGASGFISFQNNGDPRNKAVPVLRLNAKGQVEFVEVSAAEGKPPQGQ
- the ectA gene encoding diaminobutyrate acetyltransferase translates to MTAHAELAHYRKTTPSVPTASTTSTTHIDRPRPSDGRQLWRLARDSRTLDLNSAYSYLLWCRDFAGTSAVARDSSGRPVGFVSGYLRPESPGTLLVWQIAVDESVRGLGIAADLLDGLSARVAAEHGLSFLETTISPGNLASERLFASYAARHGATLTRKVLFAPEEFPDRGYAPEVLHRIGPLHF
- a CDS encoding TetR/AcrR family transcriptional regulator codes for the protein MDPERAAPPDNIRTPRGRYAKGVVRRDEILAVALEVFAMIGEKGALIKEIADRVGMSQAGVLRYFGSREGLLISALAERDRIAKERTAREPCADPISPMAATLRRSGDVAGLVRLYVSMAAASGFPGHPAREFFQVRDGDILAALRDGLAELQREGRIRPGIAPDAIARLALAAADGIQHQWLLDPDVDMGGVIDTIVALVVNVTPPPGEPDGEDHPPPPP
- a CDS encoding pyridoxamine 5'-phosphate oxidase family protein — its product is MDTRAFEEISTEEELRELLGEPTAVALGKERQTLHDHHKQWLARSPLCLISTSAADGTCDVSPKGDPPGFAKVLDDTTLVIPDRPGNRRADGYRNVLTNPHVGLLFLIPGRGDSLRVNGRARLLREAPFFDDLTVKGHRPALALLVEVEQVYFHCSRAFVRSALWKPETWNPEAAPSRARISKSLERTHESLEELERYYGPSYDEKNMYI
- the ectB gene encoding diaminobutyrate--2-oxoglutarate transaminase, which produces MTMTEPVLSVFETLESEVRSYCRAWPVVFERATGSRLYDEHGSGYLDFFAGAGSLNYGHNNPVLKRALLDYLERDGITHGLDMATTAKRAFLETFRSHVLEPRALNYKVMFPGPTGTNAVEAALKLARKAKGRESVVSFTNAFHGMSLGSLAVTGNAFKRAGAGIPLVHGTPMPFDNYLGGRTPDFLWFERLLEDQGSGLNHPAAVIVETIQGEGGINVARAEWLRALADLCRRRDMLLIVDDIQMGCGRTGEFFSFEEAGITPDIVTLSKSISGYGLPMSLCLFKPELDLWEPGEHNGTFRGNNPAFVTATAALETYWGDGVLRERTLMQGARIEGALHELCGEHARLGATYRGRGLVWGVEFAHKERAAAVSRRAFEHGLLIETSGPQGEVVKLLPPLTVTGDELDEGLDILARSVRETA
- a CDS encoding DoxX family protein, translated to MHFTLRKDLGLLSLRLAAGGVLMAHGTQKLFGWFGGGGIEGTARAMEHMGFTPGRRSAIAAGLGEAGGGALLALGLATPAAGAAAAGAMAGAVSVHAPAGFFAQGGGFEYPALLGTVAASLGVTGPGRISLDHVSRHRLDRPAVIVVAFALSAVAATVVVNRRVAAMAPPAGGDED
- a CDS encoding lipase family protein, encoding MRAFRWAVIGAIAAALTLSGCTRGGAPQGPERRMTASPSVPEGDAFYDPPNPLPPGKPGTVIRQRPYTTPEAKLTLPSRTFLVMYLSTGTDGKPVAASGLVSVPDGPAPAGGRPVAAVNHGTMGIGSACAPSRIPAFAGLQDSSPVGKLLARGFVVVQPDYIGLGVTGVRHPYLNGKSAAYATLDALRAARGIDPGSGATTLVYGGSQGGHAALWSAHYAAEYAPDVDLKGVVANAPAVGFEWMPALFAAQNETATPYTGILLTLLNGAAAADPAVKPAELLTPAGLAAADRIWTQPCMGGDSDLPPATDILRPGADLAPLNAALKASATGEVTVKVPVLLPQGGNDVLSNLNQTLARELCDKGVSLEFKYYADQGHTIEDGPLDDAIAWMDARRAGAPLAASCVF